A genomic segment from Polyangiaceae bacterium encodes:
- a CDS encoding DUF99 family protein has translation MNLLGIDDCPFPRDVAGARFRGDVRFVGTVFAGTRLDGVLVGKVRRDGRNSTARIAQLLNDSHYRGHVGGILLQGIALAGFNVVDVHGLHQLTGLPVMVVARRQPRMAQIRAALRKLPGGERKWELIDAAGPMEPLRGVFVQRVGLGRSLAAQWLQRSTLHGSLPEPLRVAHLIAGALETGESRGRA, from the coding sequence GTGAACTTGCTCGGGATAGACGACTGCCCGTTTCCTCGCGACGTGGCGGGGGCGCGTTTCCGTGGAGATGTACGCTTCGTCGGGACGGTGTTTGCGGGAACCCGCCTCGACGGTGTGTTGGTCGGCAAGGTGCGGCGGGATGGACGCAACTCGACAGCGCGCATCGCGCAACTGTTGAACGACTCCCACTATCGGGGCCACGTCGGCGGGATCTTGCTCCAGGGCATCGCCCTCGCCGGATTCAACGTGGTGGATGTTCACGGCTTGCACCAGCTCACCGGGCTTCCAGTGATGGTGGTGGCGCGTCGGCAGCCGCGCATGGCGCAGATCCGCGCGGCGCTGCGCAAGCTCCCCGGCGGTGAGCGCAAGTGGGAGCTGATCGACGCCGCGGGGCCGATGGAACCTCTGAGGGGTGTGTTCGTGCAGCGCGTCGGCTTGGGGCGCAGCTTGGCGGCCCAGTGGCTGCAACGTTCGACGCTCCACGGCTCGTTGCCAGAGCCCTTGCGCGTCGCGCACCTGATTGCGGGCGCACTCGAGACGGGGGAGAGTCGGGGCCGCGCATGA
- a CDS encoding aromatic ring-hydroxylating dioxygenase subunit alpha — protein sequence MNLHPDELEIDPRIAHAATLPGIAYTDSVYWQRQRRHLWPRAWLFRSAPTARVEPWSPLPGVLNEPLVFVDDGELRCLSNVCTHRGALLVRKPCDVQSLRCPYHGRRFGLTGRCQHMPEFEGVVGFPADSDHLRSYPVLRLGPLVGTCVASGTPLVDLEAGLEWLSRRLGSVYRRMLDAFASSSASLRFERRYELRANWALYCDNYLEGFHIPFVHPALNQALDFGSYRTELFEQGSLQVGFADAKQPDAACFELEANDPDFGHAAGRVAGYYVQLFPGLMLNFYPWGLSINLVEPSSAETSVVTYLVYVWDASRLEVGAGADLHQVELEDEAIVEQVQRGVRSSAYTRGRYSPTREQGVHHFQRWLLSALRE from the coding sequence ATGAACCTGCATCCCGATGAACTAGAGATCGACCCACGCATCGCACATGCAGCGACGCTCCCCGGAATTGCGTACACCGACTCGGTCTACTGGCAGCGCCAGCGGCGCCACCTCTGGCCGCGGGCGTGGCTCTTCCGGTCGGCGCCCACTGCGCGCGTCGAACCCTGGAGCCCCCTCCCGGGTGTGCTGAACGAACCGCTCGTGTTCGTGGACGATGGCGAGCTACGTTGCCTGTCCAATGTGTGCACGCACCGCGGTGCGTTGCTCGTGCGAAAGCCATGTGATGTACAGAGCCTACGCTGTCCCTATCACGGTCGGCGCTTCGGGCTCACTGGGCGCTGTCAGCACATGCCGGAGTTTGAAGGGGTTGTCGGTTTCCCTGCGGATAGCGATCACCTGCGTAGCTATCCGGTGCTGCGTTTGGGGCCCCTGGTCGGTACTTGTGTCGCGTCAGGCACGCCGCTGGTCGACCTTGAAGCGGGCCTCGAGTGGCTCTCGAGGCGCCTAGGTAGTGTGTACCGCCGCATGCTCGATGCGTTCGCAAGCAGCAGCGCCAGCCTGCGCTTCGAGCGGCGTTACGAGCTCCGAGCCAACTGGGCCCTCTACTGCGACAACTACCTCGAGGGTTTTCACATTCCCTTCGTGCACCCCGCGCTCAACCAAGCCCTCGACTTCGGGAGTTACCGTACGGAACTATTTGAGCAGGGCTCACTCCAAGTGGGGTTTGCGGACGCCAAGCAACCAGACGCCGCGTGCTTCGAGCTGGAAGCGAATGACCCCGACTTTGGCCATGCGGCGGGGCGCGTCGCGGGCTACTACGTTCAGCTGTTCCCCGGCTTGATGCTCAATTTCTATCCATGGGGGCTCAGCATCAACTTGGTGGAACCAAGCAGTGCCGAGACCAGCGTGGTGACCTACTTGGTGTACGTGTGGGACGCGTCGCGTCTCGAGGTCGGAGCAGGTGCCGACTTGCATCAGGTCGAGCTCGAAGACGAAGCCATCGTCGAGCAGGTCCAGCGCGGGGTGCGCTCGAGCGCCTACACCCGGGGGCGTTACTCCCCGACCCGGGAGCAAGGCGTGCATCACTTTCAGCGCTGGTTGCTTTCCGCGTTGCGAGAGTGA
- a CDS encoding UvrD-helicase domain-containing protein, with product MTELNPPQQLAVAHDSGPLLVFAGAGSGKTRVITFRVANLLALHQVPPYRILAVTFTNKAAGELKERLGKLAGEAIVRDLWVGTFHSICVRLLRRYHDQVGLSRHFLIYDDSDQKALLGRIIKAEKLSDREYPPRVVLSRIHVHKREGRGPDDIKLSPNFDGNMVELYRKYQQALRAADAVDFEDLLVLGTQLAESDSPAGRDLRQRFDHVLVDEFQDTNQIQYRLVRALAASTQNLCVVGDDDQSIYSWRGADVRNIRGFRKDFPGAQVVKLEQNYRSSGNIVAAALGVIERALEREPKQLFTQSPPGEPVRIRGVLDEKEEARSVVMGIASELQQGTDAREIAIFYRTHAQSRVLEGELRARNISYQIIGGTKFFDRAEVKDLLSYLRLIMNPKSDADLLRVVNTPTRGIGNKTLDALMDVARDLGVSLFDAIKSPALEKKLSKRATQALLRFHELIDGFRAEMDQLHADELAEQVLERSGYVDALKKQDTAEADARLENLQETVGSIREYLLEAEHLGEEPSLEAYLERVALIADVDSMQDQAPSVVLMTVHAAKGLEFEVVYLTGMEEGVFPYRGMDGDRDELEEERRLAYVALTRARRLLTLTHASQRMLFGRTEPRSPSRFLSDIPEDVSEQQGLGRRFGVNSLGGYAGGYSGRVDPYARRPAYDEYDQDVDYSQTTARGRRVSGSGGRSSWQDLRSRMLAGNASGSGRAAAESGNDGRWVDTEAFDDVGDEAMDLRWMRPGARVYHDRFGKGVVREIKPESPPRIVADFGGFGVRTVLATKLNRTAH from the coding sequence ATGACGGAACTGAATCCTCCCCAGCAGCTGGCAGTCGCTCACGACAGTGGCCCCCTCTTGGTGTTCGCAGGCGCCGGTAGCGGTAAGACCCGCGTCATCACGTTTCGCGTCGCGAACTTGCTCGCGCTGCACCAGGTGCCGCCCTATCGCATCCTGGCGGTCACGTTCACGAACAAGGCAGCAGGAGAGCTGAAGGAGCGCCTTGGCAAGCTGGCTGGTGAAGCCATCGTGCGCGATCTTTGGGTGGGCACGTTTCACTCGATCTGCGTGCGCCTGCTGCGTCGCTACCACGATCAGGTCGGGCTCTCGCGCCACTTCTTGATTTACGACGATAGCGACCAAAAAGCGCTACTTGGACGCATCATCAAGGCGGAAAAGCTAAGCGATCGGGAGTACCCGCCGCGCGTCGTCTTGAGCCGCATCCACGTTCACAAGCGCGAGGGCCGCGGCCCCGACGACATCAAGCTCTCGCCGAACTTCGACGGCAACATGGTGGAGCTCTACCGCAAGTACCAACAGGCGCTGCGCGCGGCCGATGCGGTGGACTTCGAAGACCTCTTGGTGCTCGGCACACAACTCGCGGAGAGCGATTCGCCCGCAGGGCGCGACCTTCGCCAGCGCTTCGATCACGTCTTGGTCGATGAGTTTCAAGACACGAACCAGATCCAGTACCGCCTCGTGCGGGCGCTCGCCGCGAGCACCCAGAATCTGTGCGTCGTCGGCGATGACGACCAGTCGATCTACAGCTGGCGTGGCGCAGACGTGCGCAACATCCGCGGTTTCCGCAAGGATTTCCCTGGGGCGCAGGTCGTCAAGCTGGAGCAGAACTACCGCTCCAGCGGCAATATCGTCGCTGCAGCGCTCGGGGTCATCGAGCGCGCTCTCGAGCGTGAACCGAAGCAGCTCTTCACACAGTCTCCTCCTGGTGAGCCGGTGCGTATCCGAGGCGTGCTCGACGAAAAGGAGGAGGCCCGCTCGGTGGTCATGGGTATCGCCTCTGAGCTCCAGCAAGGCACGGACGCGCGCGAAATCGCCATCTTCTATCGCACCCATGCTCAATCCCGCGTGCTCGAAGGCGAGCTCCGCGCGCGCAACATCAGCTACCAGATCATCGGCGGCACGAAGTTCTTCGACCGCGCAGAAGTGAAGGACCTGCTCAGCTACCTGCGGCTGATCATGAACCCGAAGAGCGACGCCGATCTGCTCCGCGTCGTCAACACTCCAACCCGCGGCATCGGCAACAAGACGCTGGATGCCTTGATGGATGTGGCGCGCGACCTCGGCGTGAGCCTGTTCGATGCGATCAAGAGCCCTGCCCTGGAAAAGAAGCTCTCGAAGCGCGCCACCCAGGCGCTGCTGCGCTTCCACGAACTCATCGACGGATTCCGCGCAGAAATGGATCAACTTCACGCGGACGAACTCGCGGAGCAAGTGCTCGAGCGCAGCGGGTACGTCGATGCGCTGAAGAAGCAAGACACCGCAGAGGCCGACGCGCGCCTCGAGAACTTGCAGGAAACCGTGGGCTCCATCCGTGAGTACCTGCTCGAGGCAGAGCACCTCGGTGAGGAGCCATCCCTCGAAGCGTACCTCGAGCGCGTCGCGCTGATCGCCGACGTCGACAGCATGCAAGATCAAGCGCCCAGCGTGGTGCTGATGACCGTGCACGCCGCCAAGGGCCTGGAGTTCGAGGTAGTGTACCTCACGGGCATGGAAGAAGGCGTCTTCCCCTACCGCGGAATGGACGGCGATCGCGACGAGCTCGAAGAGGAGCGCCGCCTCGCCTACGTCGCGCTGACCCGTGCACGGCGGCTCCTCACGTTGACCCACGCTAGCCAGCGCATGCTGTTCGGTCGCACTGAACCGCGCAGCCCGAGTCGTTTCCTTTCGGATATACCTGAAGACGTCTCGGAGCAGCAGGGCCTAGGTAGGCGCTTCGGCGTGAACTCCCTGGGCGGGTATGCAGGCGGCTACTCGGGGCGGGTGGATCCATACGCGCGTCGACCGGCCTACGACGAGTACGACCAAGACGTGGACTACTCCCAGACGACGGCCCGAGGACGTCGAGTTTCGGGCTCGGGGGGGAGGAGCTCCTGGCAAGATCTGCGGAGCCGCATGCTCGCCGGCAACGCCAGCGGCAGCGGCCGGGCTGCGGCAGAGTCAGGCAACGACGGCCGCTGGGTGGACACCGAGGCGTTCGACGACGTGGGCGACGAAGCCATGGATCTACGCTGGATGCGCCCAGGCGCCCGCGTCTATCACGATCGCTTCGGCAAAGGCGTGGTGCGCGAGATCAAGCCCGAGTCGCCCCCACGCATCGTCGCCGACTTTGGCGGCTTCGGCGTACGCACGGTGCTCGCCACCAAGCTGAACCGCACCGCTCACTAG
- a CDS encoding serine/threonine protein kinase, with protein MVFGYARTLRMRGGNALPQVGDKYRLLEQIGSGGMSVVYRAEHLLIGREVAVKLLLPERAGDRALGARLMREARALGKLHHPGVAQVMDAGVCEMGPYLVMEFLDGVTLNQFIRRTQLTIDAALGVVVRVLDALSAAHDVGIVHRDLKPENVFLSLDDAGKPCIKLLDFGIAKSLEDCGDSDARTSTGMILGTPDYLSPEQATGDHWVDARSDVFSAGVMLYELLTGERPFQAASAVATAYRIAHSEPEPLSQRKVPRGPALDALLGRAMAKDRERRYTSAKDFRADLIELVEDTDAMERELAGSLRLRHSQRVAAKARHAPLTPTVRLDEEVPKHRAARSSRPPRESRQSNPNDLLAAERRPRASTPRTRNPSDETLESPRQLDWSHRPKLEAQSPFHTRGAVVQALDRYIAQNFAPWMHRRVLDGLPPDARAELEEQTLQAIVYYPMDMAASYLRVATDELYGGNPAWCRQAGESAVDGSLGPMLRSALRLAPLVVVMRRLTTACKPLLDFGDWRLDPDNGELIIENFEAAPMGLRLWLAGVLSGGLRHACPGARIDLRRGEQSFARRLVLTAQEQSREE; from the coding sequence GTGGTCTTCGGGTACGCTCGAACGTTGCGCATGCGTGGGGGGAACGCATTGCCCCAGGTTGGGGACAAGTACCGACTGCTTGAGCAGATCGGCTCAGGTGGGATGAGCGTGGTGTACCGAGCGGAGCACCTGCTGATTGGCCGCGAGGTCGCGGTGAAGCTTTTGTTGCCGGAGCGCGCTGGAGATCGCGCGCTGGGCGCTCGCCTGATGCGTGAGGCGCGAGCGCTCGGCAAGCTGCACCACCCAGGCGTTGCCCAGGTCATGGACGCTGGCGTGTGCGAGATGGGGCCCTACCTCGTGATGGAGTTCCTCGATGGGGTCACGCTAAACCAGTTCATTCGTCGCACCCAGCTGACCATCGACGCCGCGTTGGGCGTAGTGGTCCGGGTGTTGGATGCGCTGAGTGCCGCGCACGACGTCGGTATCGTTCATCGAGACCTCAAGCCAGAGAATGTGTTCTTGAGTCTGGATGACGCGGGCAAGCCGTGCATCAAGCTGCTCGACTTCGGGATCGCGAAGTCACTCGAAGACTGCGGGGACAGCGACGCCCGCACGAGCACAGGAATGATCTTGGGCACCCCGGACTATCTGAGCCCAGAACAAGCAACCGGGGACCACTGGGTAGATGCCCGCAGTGACGTATTCAGCGCCGGAGTCATGCTCTACGAGCTACTCACCGGCGAGCGGCCGTTCCAAGCTGCTTCGGCTGTCGCGACCGCGTATCGCATCGCTCACTCAGAGCCAGAACCGCTGAGCCAGCGCAAAGTCCCGCGAGGTCCAGCCCTCGACGCACTGCTGGGCCGCGCGATGGCCAAGGACCGTGAGCGCCGCTACACCTCCGCAAAAGATTTCCGCGCAGATTTAATTGAACTAGTCGAAGACACAGACGCCATGGAGCGAGAGCTCGCCGGCAGCCTGCGCTTGCGGCACAGCCAGCGGGTCGCCGCCAAGGCGAGGCACGCCCCGCTGACGCCAACGGTCCGCCTCGACGAAGAAGTACCCAAGCACCGCGCCGCGCGCAGCAGTCGCCCACCGAGAGAGTCGAGACAGTCGAACCCCAACGACCTCTTGGCGGCAGAGCGTCGGCCACGCGCGTCGACACCCAGGACTCGCAACCCAAGCGACGAGACGCTAGAGAGCCCGCGGCAACTTGACTGGTCACATCGCCCGAAGCTGGAGGCTCAGTCGCCTTTCCACACGCGTGGTGCAGTCGTCCAGGCTCTGGACCGCTACATCGCGCAAAACTTCGCGCCCTGGATGCACCGGCGCGTGCTCGATGGCCTCCCCCCAGATGCTCGCGCGGAACTCGAAGAGCAAACGCTGCAAGCCATCGTTTATTACCCCATGGATATGGCAGCCAGCTACTTGAGAGTGGCGACCGATGAACTCTACGGCGGAAACCCTGCCTGGTGTCGCCAAGCGGGAGAGAGCGCAGTCGACGGCAGCCTTGGGCCGATGCTGAGATCGGCGTTGCGACTCGCACCTTTGGTGGTTGTGATGCGGCGCCTGACCACCGCCTGCAAGCCACTCCTAGACTTCGGAGATTGGCGTCTCGATCCCGACAACGGAGAGCTCATAATCGAGAACTTCGAGGCTGCGCCGATGGGGCTTCGCTTGTGGCTCGCGGGCGTGCTTTCCGGAGGACTACGTCACGCTTGCCCTGGCGCGCGCATCGATCTGCGGCGCGGGGAGCAGAGCTTCGCGCGACGCTTGGTGTTGACGGCCCAAGAGCAGTCTCGGGAGGAGTGA
- the grpE gene encoding nucleotide exchange factor GrpE has translation MLGRAGERSPPCAKRVVSTHPRTPSTEPGAVFRCVLRTTRAETSATRLQSGSVDYISGPVSDENENLEATEAAAPEQGAAESAEGNSGDAEVAAAEAPVDPLEQAQAEAKRLKEQLLRTAADFDNFRKRTRKELVDAEQRGTDQLLKEMLPVFDNLERAAQHAETASEVASLADGIRMVMKQFTDTLGRLNIERVEAVGKPFDPSVHEAIQQMATEEHPPGSVAAEVQAGYRQGERLIRPALVVVAKAP, from the coding sequence ATGCTCGGTCGAGCGGGGGAGAGGTCACCGCCCTGCGCCAAGCGCGTTGTATCGACGCACCCAAGGACGCCCAGCACTGAGCCTGGGGCCGTTTTTCGCTGCGTTCTACGAACGACCCGGGCGGAAACGTCGGCCACACGTTTGCAAAGCGGATCCGTTGATTATATTAGCGGGCCCGTGAGCGACGAGAACGAGAACCTGGAAGCAACCGAGGCCGCAGCACCGGAGCAAGGCGCTGCGGAATCGGCAGAAGGCAACTCTGGCGACGCCGAGGTCGCGGCCGCCGAGGCGCCCGTGGACCCGTTGGAGCAGGCTCAAGCAGAGGCCAAGCGCCTCAAGGAGCAACTGCTTCGCACCGCGGCTGACTTCGACAATTTCCGCAAGCGCACCCGCAAGGAGCTCGTGGATGCAGAGCAGCGCGGCACGGACCAGCTGTTGAAAGAGATGTTGCCGGTCTTCGACAACCTCGAGCGCGCCGCTCAACACGCCGAGACCGCTTCCGAAGTCGCGTCGCTTGCTGACGGCATTCGCATGGTGATGAAGCAGTTCACGGACACTCTGGGCCGCCTGAACATCGAGCGCGTCGAGGCTGTGGGTAAGCCTTTTGACCCAAGCGTACACGAGGCGATCCAGCAGATGGCCACGGAAGAGCACCCTCCGGGCAGCGTGGCCGCCGAAGTGCAAGCGGGTTATCGCCAAGGCGAGCGGTTGATTCGTCCAGCGCTCGTCGTCGTGGCCAAAGCTCCCTAG
- the dnaK gene encoding molecular chaperone DnaK — MGKIIGIDLGTTNSCVAVLEGVSATGEPEVRVIPNADGARTTPSIVAFTASGERLVGQVAKRQATTNPENTVYAVKRLMGQSFDATDIKRHRESVPYEVARHDNGDAWVKVQGKAMSPPEVSSFVLTAMKQIAESFVGETVVEAVITVPAYFDDAQRQATKDAGRIAGLEVKRIINEPTAAALAYGLDKTASERIAVYDLGGGTFDISILEIAGGVFNVKATGGDTHLGGEDFDIRIIDKLAEEFLKEHDIDLRKDRMALQRLKEAAEKAKHELSSSLSTEINIPFIATGPSGPMHLERTLKRSELEIITSDLVERTVDACTRVLGDAKVAPSQIDQVVLVGGMTRMPAVQRAVKELFGRDPHKGVNPDEVVAIGAAVQGAALGGQIDEVLLLDVTPLSIGVETGGGIFYKQIPRNTTVPTEKSEIFTTSVDNQPFVPIHVLQGEREMSADNRSLAHFELTGIPPAPRGVPKIQVTFSIDANGILSVEAKDLGTGRAQSLNITPTSGLSQDEVDRLVNEGEKFKETDHLRRELAELKNQAETLIYTTDQAIEGYGDLLDADKVAAMKEDLEFLKASLENGSDIDTIRDAYARLENATFEIAEAMYGGEEDS; from the coding sequence ATGGGCAAGATCATCGGTATCGACTTGGGGACCACGAACTCGTGCGTCGCCGTCTTGGAAGGCGTGAGCGCCACTGGAGAACCCGAAGTGCGGGTGATCCCCAACGCAGATGGCGCGCGCACCACGCCTTCCATCGTCGCGTTCACGGCGAGCGGTGAGCGCTTGGTTGGGCAGGTTGCCAAGCGTCAGGCCACGACCAACCCTGAGAACACCGTCTACGCGGTCAAGCGCCTCATGGGGCAGTCCTTCGACGCGACCGACATCAAGCGCCATCGGGAGAGCGTGCCTTACGAGGTAGCTCGGCACGACAACGGCGACGCTTGGGTGAAGGTCCAAGGCAAGGCGATGTCGCCCCCCGAAGTCTCGAGCTTCGTGCTCACCGCGATGAAGCAAATCGCTGAGTCGTTCGTCGGCGAGACAGTCGTTGAGGCAGTCATCACCGTGCCGGCGTACTTCGACGACGCACAGCGCCAAGCGACGAAAGATGCAGGGCGCATCGCGGGTCTCGAGGTGAAGCGCATCATCAACGAGCCCACGGCGGCTGCGTTGGCGTACGGGCTCGACAAGACCGCTTCCGAGCGGATTGCTGTCTACGACTTGGGTGGTGGCACCTTCGATATCTCGATCCTCGAAATCGCCGGGGGCGTCTTCAACGTGAAGGCGACGGGCGGCGACACCCATCTTGGTGGCGAGGACTTCGACATTCGCATCATCGATAAGCTCGCCGAGGAGTTCCTCAAGGAGCACGACATCGATCTGCGGAAGGACCGCATGGCGTTGCAGCGCCTGAAGGAGGCCGCGGAGAAGGCCAAGCACGAGCTCTCGAGTTCGCTCTCCACTGAGATCAATATTCCGTTCATTGCGACCGGGCCCAGTGGACCCATGCATCTCGAGCGGACGCTCAAGCGCAGTGAGCTCGAGATCATCACCTCGGACTTGGTGGAGCGGACGGTCGATGCGTGCACGCGTGTGCTTGGTGACGCGAAGGTGGCACCGAGCCAGATCGATCAGGTGGTGTTGGTGGGCGGCATGACGCGCATGCCCGCCGTCCAACGCGCGGTGAAGGAGCTGTTTGGCCGCGATCCCCACAAAGGGGTGAACCCCGACGAAGTGGTGGCGATCGGTGCTGCTGTCCAGGGTGCCGCACTCGGCGGCCAAATCGATGAGGTGCTGCTGCTCGACGTCACGCCGCTCTCCATTGGTGTGGAGACCGGTGGTGGCATCTTCTACAAGCAGATCCCGCGCAACACGACTGTCCCCACGGAAAAGAGCGAGATCTTCACGACCAGCGTGGACAACCAGCCGTTCGTGCCGATCCACGTGCTGCAAGGCGAACGCGAAATGTCCGCCGACAACCGCAGCCTCGCGCACTTCGAGCTCACTGGGATCCCACCGGCTCCGCGTGGTGTCCCGAAGATCCAGGTTACTTTCTCGATCGACGCGAACGGTATCCTCAGCGTGGAAGCGAAGGACCTCGGTACCGGTAGGGCGCAGTCCCTCAACATCACGCCTACCAGCGGACTCAGCCAAGACGAGGTCGACCGCTTGGTGAACGAGGGCGAGAAGTTCAAGGAGACGGACCACCTGCGGCGTGAACTAGCGGAGCTGAAAAACCAGGCGGAAACTCTGATCTACACGACGGATCAAGCGATCGAGGGCTACGGCGATCTGCTCGACGCGGACAAGGTCGCCGCGATGAAGGAAGACCTCGAGTTCTTGAAGGCCAGCCTGGAGAACGGCAGCGACATCGACACGATTCGCGACGCGTATGCCAGGCTCGAGAACGCGACGTTCGAGATCGCCGAGGCGATGTACGGCGGCGAAGAAGACTCGTGA